A section of the Acropora muricata isolate sample 2 chromosome 4, ASM3666990v1, whole genome shotgun sequence genome encodes:
- the LOC136915335 gene encoding transient receptor potential cation channel subfamily M member 3-like isoform X1 yields the protein MQSGQGSSVVKPRRRQLGTAHARRRARNYSNSGTRELPNEDIVDELKSSHESSLVEGSPAFLKSLLCETDGFDSEMTRLKNETRKESCDWIYKTFKRKECIRHVVDKNKPELCCCGRPENKHGKLTTVQEENEEVDVASEIGEGDVFDSSHNEEEEFETKDTVLLVKGKAGLPPVRTSKSSKNMKIDHLVTKKEWSMKNDVKEFPTNAFGHIKFENVYNSTLKPAKYIRLSDDTKPELTLDLMVRQWKLKKPDIVVSIHGGLKNFQLDPRHKEIFNRGLIKAAKTTNSGAWIITGGVNLGIMKAVGHAVQEGQSMHWGGTSSRHHRIRCIGIATWGYVERNENLINPVEGKGYYPASYRVEHSFQRGKPVSLNPDHTHFLLVDDGTQGQCGAKEVQFRAQLEKVIAYKPNIQKQEFGFGVPVVTVVLEGGADALKAVKESVMHGIPAVVVEGTRRAADILAFAHNNCEFDSGCRRVSKDRRSPLITKIKESFPKYAGDEEYIKEIVDIVDSCIYDERLITVYKINEKNNLELDLAILSALLKAQGACNVDSMNNACACRTDLLGKGASKLDQLKLALTWNRVDVAEEKIFTPDTDWPSGSMDDVMLEALRLGRVDFVKLFLAHGVSMRDFLTVSRLTKLYNSADPGNHLYSLLSNIASVASGPYSLRDISLLLEELIGAHCEPLYFEDTSRSNELASRAAAPFGASLIAVDNGDGEGGIVSVEFQRKTEDHISEFATRFEKPFRELFLWAVLLNRFELARFVWQKGEEAITDALAACRLFQVMHDEIGGGYYETRTALKQHAVEFENLAIGVLDECYNEDEVLSEMLVERDLSKWGGMCALKLAAAAKAKRFLAHPCCQSSLNSLWKSRGMPRVKYWKVVLVLLCPLMIFKIFFYDEENPKRKLSLWKKISIFYNAPITKFWSHLGMHLFFLGLYTFVILFSFRKPPRPSIYEIILLCWIGVIIVDEIRQVILEETNSVRRKLELHFQNSVNVIDACANVIALVGFVLRFFEVTWEAARVLYCINFVIFSLRLFRMYFVSGYLGPKIIMIKRMLADVFMWMCLLLICVCSYGVFRQALFFANKEPYWGVINDVFYKPYWHVYGELFIEQQAEEGKLATGEIPLHDGDHLKWIHRVLMAAYLLFTNVLLINLLIAIFSNVFNEVEVNSYQIWKYQYYYLVMEYSKQPPLAPPFAILYHIVEFVRWLGKKCRKNKVSPEFTSEDLELLRLFELECAAAYHQRVDEQKRTGTEERIRKTSERVEQLVKKVEELHESLQQIHTNHSGDQQ from the exons ATGCAGTCAGGCCAGGGAAGTTCTGTCGTTAAACCCAGACGGAGACAACTCGGCACTGCACATGCCCGTCGTCGAGCAAGAAATTACTCCAACTCAGGAACCAGGGAGTTGCCAAATGAAGACATTGTGGACGAACTTAAGAGCTCTCATGAATCCAGTCTAGTTGAGGGGTCTCCCGCTTTTCTTAAGAGTCTTTTGTGTGAGACCGATGGCTTTGATTCAGAAATGACCCGTTTGAAGAATGAAACACGAAAAGAA AGCTGTGACTGGATTTACAAGACCTTCAAGAGAAAGGAATGCATTAGACATGTTGTGGATAAGAATAAACCTGAACT GTGCTGTTGTGGCCGtcctgaaaataaacatggGAAGCTGACAACTGTACAAGAGGAAAATGAAGAAGTTGACGTTGCCAGTGAAATTGGAGAAGGAGATGTTTTTGATAGCAGCCacaatgaagaagaagaatttgAGACCAAAGACACTGTCTTGTTAGTGAAAGGCAAAG CAGGTCTTCCACCAGTTAGAACAAGCAAATCCTCAAAGAATATGAAGATTGACCACCTGGTGACAAAAAAAGAATGGTCAATGAAAAATGATGTCAAAGAGTTTCCAACAAATGCATTTGGTCacataaaatttgaaaatgtgtACAATTCAACACTGAAACCTGCTAAG tATATTCGTCTCTCTGATGATACAAAACCAGAGTTAACTCTGGATCTAATGGTGCGGCAATGGAAACTAAAAAAGCCAGATATTGTTGTATCCATACATGGAGGACTCAAGAACTTTCAGCTTGATCCACGTCACAAGGAGATCTTTAACAGAGGGTTGATCAAAGCTGCCAAGACAACCAATAGTGGTGCCTGGATAATAACAG GTGGAGTTAATCTTGGCATCATGAAAGCGGTGGGCCATGCAGTGCAAGAGGGACAATCCATGCATTGGGGAGGAACATCATCAAGGCATCACAGAATCCGGTGTATAGGAATTGCCACTTGGGGATATGTGGAGAGAAATGAGAACTTGATCAATCCTGTGGAGGGAAAG gGGTACTATCCAGCTTCTTACAGAGTAGAGCATTCATTTCAAAGAGGAAAGCCTGTCTCTCTCAATCCTGATCACACCCATTTTCTCCTGGTGGACGACGGAACACAGGGGCAATGTGGGGCAAAGGAGGTGCAGTTTAGAGCACAGCTGGAAAAAGTCATTGCTTATAAGCCAAACATTCAGAAACAAG AATTTGGCTTTGGTGTTCCTGTGGTGACGGTAGTCCTTGAAGGAGGCGCGGATGCGCTCAAGGCCGTGAAAGAGTCCGTGATGCATGGGATACCTGCGGTGGTTGTTGAAGGAACACGCAGAGCTGCCGATATACTAGCGTTTGCTCACAACAACTGTGAGTTTGATAG TGGTTGCCGTCGAGTCTCAAAAGATCGTCGTTCGCCACTCAttacaaaaattaaagaatCTTTTCCAAAGTACGCTGGAGACGAAGAGTACATCAAGGAAATCGTTGACATTGTGGACAGTTGTATTTACGATGAACGTCTG ATAACTGTTTACAAGATTAACGAGAAGAATAACTTGGAGCTCGATCTTGCCATTCTCAGTGCACTGCTCAAAG CTCAAGGGGCCTGTAATGTGGATTCCATGAACAATGCTTGTGCCTGCAGAACAGATTTACTCGGTAAAGGTGCCAGCAAGTTAGATCAGCTAAAACTGGCTTTAACATGGAATAGGGTCGATGTAGCTGAGGAAAAGATATTTACGCCAGATACTGACTGGCCG tcCGGAAGCATGGATGATGTGATGCTGGAAGCTTTGCGTCTGGGTCGTGTTGATTTTGTCAAACTGTTTCTTGCCCATGGAGTCAGCATGAGGGATTTTCTCACTGTATCAAGACTGACGAAACTTTACAATTCG GCAGATCCCGGAAATCACCTTTACTCTCTTCTTTCCAACATTGCTTCTGTTGCA AGTGGGCCGTATTCTCTCCGCGACATCAGTCTTCTATTAGAGGAACTGATTGGTGCTCATTGCGAGCCACTTTACTTTGAAGACACGTCTCGCAGCAACGAATTAGCTTCCAGAGCAGCAGCGCCCTTTGGTGCATCTCTCATTGCAGTAGATAATGGAGACGGAGAGGGTGGAATTGTATCTGTGGAATTTCAACGCAAGACCGAGGATCACATCAGCGAGTTTGCCACGCGGTTTGAGAAGCCTTTCAGGGAGCTGTTTTTATGGGCGGTGTTGCTGAATCGCTTTGAACTGGCGCGATTCGTTTGGCAGAAGGGCGAAGAGGCAATCACTGACGCATTGGCGGCATGCCGGCTCTTCCAAGTTATGCATGATGAAATTGGCGGCGGCTATTATGAGACGAGGACGGCATTGAAGCAGCACGCAGT TGAGTTTGAGAATTTGGCTATCGGAGTTCTTGATGAATGCTACAACGAAGATGAAGTCTTATCCGAGATGTTAGTCGAACGAGATCTTTCCAAATGGGGAGGCATGTGCGCGCTGAAGTTGGCCGCTGCAGCCAAGGCCAAGAGATTTCTCGCACATCCGTGCTGTCAATCAAGTCTGAATAGCCTGTGGAAGTCGCGTGGTATGCCTCGAGTTAAATACTGGAAG GTAGTGCTTGTTCTCCTCTGTCCTCtgatgattttcaaaattttcttctACGATGAAGAAAATCCTAAAAGGAAGTTATCTTTGTGGAAAAAAATCAGCATCTTCTACAATGCTCCGATCACAAAGTTCTGGTCTCATTTG GGAATGCACCTTTTCTTCCTAGGATTGTACACGTTTgtgattttattttccttccGTAAACCGCCAAGACCCTCGATTTACGAGATTATACTGCTTTGTTGGATTGGTGTAATAATTGTGGACGAAATTAGACAA GTAATACTTGAAGAAACGAACAGCGTCAGACGCAAGCTGGAGCTGCATTTTCAAAACTCTGTGAACGTCATAGATGCGTGCGCCAACGTTATCGCCCTCGTTGGCTTTGTACTGCGGTTTTTCGAGGTCACGTGGGAGGCTGCACGCGTCTTGTATTGCATCAATTTCGTCATTTTCTCGCTCCGTCTGTTCAGAATGTATTTTGTCAGCGGCTACTTGGGACCTAAAATTATCATGATCAAGAGAATG CTCGCAGATGTGTTTATGTGGATGTGTCTTCTTTTGATATGCGTGTGTAGTTATGGCGTGTTCAGGCAGGCGCTGTTTTTTGCTAATAAAGAACCTTACTGGGGAGTGATAAATGATGTATTCTACAAGCCTTACTGGCATGTTTACGGGGAGCTATTCATCGAACAGCAAG CGGAAGAAGGCAAGTTAGCCACGGGCGAGATCCCATTGCATGATGGAGACCATTTGAAGTGGATCCATAGAGTACTGATGGCAGCTTATCTTCTCTTTACCAATGTGTTGCTCATCAATCTTCTCATCGCCATTTTCAG TAACGTGTTTAATGAAGTTGAGGTGAACTCGTACCAGATCTGGAAATACCAATATTATTATCTTGTGATGGAGTACAGCAAACAGCCTCCTCTTGCGCCTCCTTTTGCTATCCTTTATCACATTGTCGAGTTTGTGCGATGGCTTGGGAAGAAGTGTcgaaaaaacaaagtttctc
- the LOC136915335 gene encoding transient receptor potential cation channel subfamily M member 3-like isoform X2, with amino-acid sequence MQSGQGSSVVKPRRRQLGTAHARRRARNYSNSGTRELPNEDIVDELKSSHESSLVEGSPAFLKSLLCETDGFDSEMTRLKNETRKESCDWIYKTFKRKECIRHVVDKNKPELCCCGRPENKHGKLTTVQEENEEVDVASEIGEGDVFDSSHNEEEEFETKDTVLLVKGKGLPPVRTSKSSKNMKIDHLVTKKEWSMKNDVKEFPTNAFGHIKFENVYNSTLKPAKYIRLSDDTKPELTLDLMVRQWKLKKPDIVVSIHGGLKNFQLDPRHKEIFNRGLIKAAKTTNSGAWIITGGVNLGIMKAVGHAVQEGQSMHWGGTSSRHHRIRCIGIATWGYVERNENLINPVEGKGYYPASYRVEHSFQRGKPVSLNPDHTHFLLVDDGTQGQCGAKEVQFRAQLEKVIAYKPNIQKQEFGFGVPVVTVVLEGGADALKAVKESVMHGIPAVVVEGTRRAADILAFAHNNCEFDSGCRRVSKDRRSPLITKIKESFPKYAGDEEYIKEIVDIVDSCIYDERLITVYKINEKNNLELDLAILSALLKAQGACNVDSMNNACACRTDLLGKGASKLDQLKLALTWNRVDVAEEKIFTPDTDWPSGSMDDVMLEALRLGRVDFVKLFLAHGVSMRDFLTVSRLTKLYNSADPGNHLYSLLSNIASVASGPYSLRDISLLLEELIGAHCEPLYFEDTSRSNELASRAAAPFGASLIAVDNGDGEGGIVSVEFQRKTEDHISEFATRFEKPFRELFLWAVLLNRFELARFVWQKGEEAITDALAACRLFQVMHDEIGGGYYETRTALKQHAVEFENLAIGVLDECYNEDEVLSEMLVERDLSKWGGMCALKLAAAAKAKRFLAHPCCQSSLNSLWKSRGMPRVKYWKVVLVLLCPLMIFKIFFYDEENPKRKLSLWKKISIFYNAPITKFWSHLGMHLFFLGLYTFVILFSFRKPPRPSIYEIILLCWIGVIIVDEIRQVILEETNSVRRKLELHFQNSVNVIDACANVIALVGFVLRFFEVTWEAARVLYCINFVIFSLRLFRMYFVSGYLGPKIIMIKRMLADVFMWMCLLLICVCSYGVFRQALFFANKEPYWGVINDVFYKPYWHVYGELFIEQQAEEGKLATGEIPLHDGDHLKWIHRVLMAAYLLFTNVLLINLLIAIFSNVFNEVEVNSYQIWKYQYYYLVMEYSKQPPLAPPFAILYHIVEFVRWLGKKCRKNKVSPEFTSEDLELLRLFELECAAAYHQRVDEQKRTGTEERIRKTSERVEQLVKKVEELHESLQQIHTNHSGDQQ; translated from the exons ATGCAGTCAGGCCAGGGAAGTTCTGTCGTTAAACCCAGACGGAGACAACTCGGCACTGCACATGCCCGTCGTCGAGCAAGAAATTACTCCAACTCAGGAACCAGGGAGTTGCCAAATGAAGACATTGTGGACGAACTTAAGAGCTCTCATGAATCCAGTCTAGTTGAGGGGTCTCCCGCTTTTCTTAAGAGTCTTTTGTGTGAGACCGATGGCTTTGATTCAGAAATGACCCGTTTGAAGAATGAAACACGAAAAGAA AGCTGTGACTGGATTTACAAGACCTTCAAGAGAAAGGAATGCATTAGACATGTTGTGGATAAGAATAAACCTGAACT GTGCTGTTGTGGCCGtcctgaaaataaacatggGAAGCTGACAACTGTACAAGAGGAAAATGAAGAAGTTGACGTTGCCAGTGAAATTGGAGAAGGAGATGTTTTTGATAGCAGCCacaatgaagaagaagaatttgAGACCAAAGACACTGTCTTGTTAGTGAAAGGCAAAG GTCTTCCACCAGTTAGAACAAGCAAATCCTCAAAGAATATGAAGATTGACCACCTGGTGACAAAAAAAGAATGGTCAATGAAAAATGATGTCAAAGAGTTTCCAACAAATGCATTTGGTCacataaaatttgaaaatgtgtACAATTCAACACTGAAACCTGCTAAG tATATTCGTCTCTCTGATGATACAAAACCAGAGTTAACTCTGGATCTAATGGTGCGGCAATGGAAACTAAAAAAGCCAGATATTGTTGTATCCATACATGGAGGACTCAAGAACTTTCAGCTTGATCCACGTCACAAGGAGATCTTTAACAGAGGGTTGATCAAAGCTGCCAAGACAACCAATAGTGGTGCCTGGATAATAACAG GTGGAGTTAATCTTGGCATCATGAAAGCGGTGGGCCATGCAGTGCAAGAGGGACAATCCATGCATTGGGGAGGAACATCATCAAGGCATCACAGAATCCGGTGTATAGGAATTGCCACTTGGGGATATGTGGAGAGAAATGAGAACTTGATCAATCCTGTGGAGGGAAAG gGGTACTATCCAGCTTCTTACAGAGTAGAGCATTCATTTCAAAGAGGAAAGCCTGTCTCTCTCAATCCTGATCACACCCATTTTCTCCTGGTGGACGACGGAACACAGGGGCAATGTGGGGCAAAGGAGGTGCAGTTTAGAGCACAGCTGGAAAAAGTCATTGCTTATAAGCCAAACATTCAGAAACAAG AATTTGGCTTTGGTGTTCCTGTGGTGACGGTAGTCCTTGAAGGAGGCGCGGATGCGCTCAAGGCCGTGAAAGAGTCCGTGATGCATGGGATACCTGCGGTGGTTGTTGAAGGAACACGCAGAGCTGCCGATATACTAGCGTTTGCTCACAACAACTGTGAGTTTGATAG TGGTTGCCGTCGAGTCTCAAAAGATCGTCGTTCGCCACTCAttacaaaaattaaagaatCTTTTCCAAAGTACGCTGGAGACGAAGAGTACATCAAGGAAATCGTTGACATTGTGGACAGTTGTATTTACGATGAACGTCTG ATAACTGTTTACAAGATTAACGAGAAGAATAACTTGGAGCTCGATCTTGCCATTCTCAGTGCACTGCTCAAAG CTCAAGGGGCCTGTAATGTGGATTCCATGAACAATGCTTGTGCCTGCAGAACAGATTTACTCGGTAAAGGTGCCAGCAAGTTAGATCAGCTAAAACTGGCTTTAACATGGAATAGGGTCGATGTAGCTGAGGAAAAGATATTTACGCCAGATACTGACTGGCCG tcCGGAAGCATGGATGATGTGATGCTGGAAGCTTTGCGTCTGGGTCGTGTTGATTTTGTCAAACTGTTTCTTGCCCATGGAGTCAGCATGAGGGATTTTCTCACTGTATCAAGACTGACGAAACTTTACAATTCG GCAGATCCCGGAAATCACCTTTACTCTCTTCTTTCCAACATTGCTTCTGTTGCA AGTGGGCCGTATTCTCTCCGCGACATCAGTCTTCTATTAGAGGAACTGATTGGTGCTCATTGCGAGCCACTTTACTTTGAAGACACGTCTCGCAGCAACGAATTAGCTTCCAGAGCAGCAGCGCCCTTTGGTGCATCTCTCATTGCAGTAGATAATGGAGACGGAGAGGGTGGAATTGTATCTGTGGAATTTCAACGCAAGACCGAGGATCACATCAGCGAGTTTGCCACGCGGTTTGAGAAGCCTTTCAGGGAGCTGTTTTTATGGGCGGTGTTGCTGAATCGCTTTGAACTGGCGCGATTCGTTTGGCAGAAGGGCGAAGAGGCAATCACTGACGCATTGGCGGCATGCCGGCTCTTCCAAGTTATGCATGATGAAATTGGCGGCGGCTATTATGAGACGAGGACGGCATTGAAGCAGCACGCAGT TGAGTTTGAGAATTTGGCTATCGGAGTTCTTGATGAATGCTACAACGAAGATGAAGTCTTATCCGAGATGTTAGTCGAACGAGATCTTTCCAAATGGGGAGGCATGTGCGCGCTGAAGTTGGCCGCTGCAGCCAAGGCCAAGAGATTTCTCGCACATCCGTGCTGTCAATCAAGTCTGAATAGCCTGTGGAAGTCGCGTGGTATGCCTCGAGTTAAATACTGGAAG GTAGTGCTTGTTCTCCTCTGTCCTCtgatgattttcaaaattttcttctACGATGAAGAAAATCCTAAAAGGAAGTTATCTTTGTGGAAAAAAATCAGCATCTTCTACAATGCTCCGATCACAAAGTTCTGGTCTCATTTG GGAATGCACCTTTTCTTCCTAGGATTGTACACGTTTgtgattttattttccttccGTAAACCGCCAAGACCCTCGATTTACGAGATTATACTGCTTTGTTGGATTGGTGTAATAATTGTGGACGAAATTAGACAA GTAATACTTGAAGAAACGAACAGCGTCAGACGCAAGCTGGAGCTGCATTTTCAAAACTCTGTGAACGTCATAGATGCGTGCGCCAACGTTATCGCCCTCGTTGGCTTTGTACTGCGGTTTTTCGAGGTCACGTGGGAGGCTGCACGCGTCTTGTATTGCATCAATTTCGTCATTTTCTCGCTCCGTCTGTTCAGAATGTATTTTGTCAGCGGCTACTTGGGACCTAAAATTATCATGATCAAGAGAATG CTCGCAGATGTGTTTATGTGGATGTGTCTTCTTTTGATATGCGTGTGTAGTTATGGCGTGTTCAGGCAGGCGCTGTTTTTTGCTAATAAAGAACCTTACTGGGGAGTGATAAATGATGTATTCTACAAGCCTTACTGGCATGTTTACGGGGAGCTATTCATCGAACAGCAAG CGGAAGAAGGCAAGTTAGCCACGGGCGAGATCCCATTGCATGATGGAGACCATTTGAAGTGGATCCATAGAGTACTGATGGCAGCTTATCTTCTCTTTACCAATGTGTTGCTCATCAATCTTCTCATCGCCATTTTCAG TAACGTGTTTAATGAAGTTGAGGTGAACTCGTACCAGATCTGGAAATACCAATATTATTATCTTGTGATGGAGTACAGCAAACAGCCTCCTCTTGCGCCTCCTTTTGCTATCCTTTATCACATTGTCGAGTTTGTGCGATGGCTTGGGAAGAAGTGTcgaaaaaacaaagtttctc
- the LOC136915368 gene encoding two pore potassium channel protein sup-9-like — translation MDPLHKKVIFRTLGFLLLWSVSSCVFVVIEHTDEDDVEVKRKMLWSAFEAMASKYNMSIKDFNYFSNVAYEALSEPKMQWTFITAMRFVFQAVTTIGYGFITPQTPQGQLMCILVSLLGIPITVLAFKSIGELIARCVNNIVENFEMKILKREEPKRMRKKSVALLTLLTLILVTANGFIMMDLFQWTFIESVYFWFVTLTTIGFGDFAPVTSQRIEKLSINVSKRHQKENGMATLVDHTSNLFTGLFYSFYLTFCLCMVSSILNSIVSAIEKSKFRPPCPGCIPRDVQDCEADGEEDVSSERRPTELPFSDTKNFGIHRKENDSS, via the exons ATGGATCCGTTGCATAAGAAAGTGATTTTTCGAACTCTGGGATTTTTGCTACTTTGGTCCGTGAGTTCGTGTGTTTTCGTTGTGATCGAACACACAGATGAAGACGATGTTGAAGTAAAAAGGAAGATGTTGTGGTCTGCATTCGAGGCCATGGCGTCAAAATACAACATGTCGATTAAGGactttaattatttttccaacGTGGCGTACGAGGCCTTGAGCGAGCCCAAAATGCAATGGACATTTATTACGGCAATGAGGTTTGTCTTCCAAGCGGTAACGACAATAG GTTATGGTTTCATCACACCCCAGACACCTCAAGGGCAGTTGATGTGTATTCTTGTTTCACTACTGGGAATTCCAATCACAGTACTGGCATTCAAATCCATAGGTGAACTGATCGCCAGATGTGTCAACAACATCGTCGAAAATTTCGAAATGAAAATTCTGAAGAGAGAGGAACCAAAAAGAATGCGGAAGAAAAGCGTAGCGTTGCTAACACTTCTTACCTTGATCCTTGTCACAGCTAACGGATTTATTATGATGGATCTTTTTCAGTGGACTTTCATTGAATCAGTGTATTTCTGGTTTGTAACTTTGACGACAATTGGATTCGGAGATTTTGCGCCAGTTACCTCTCAAAGAATTGAGAAATTATCTATCAATGTCTCCAAAAGGCACCAAAAAGAGAACGGGATGGCAACTTTGGTAGATCACACGTCCAATCTTTTCACCGGTCTTTTCTATTCATTTTATCTCACCTTTTGTCTGTGCATGGTCTCCAGCATATTGAATTCTATCGTGTCGGCCATTGAAAAGAGCAAATTTCGCCCGCCATGTCCCGGATGTATTCCACGCGACGTCCAGGACTGTGAGGCTGACGGTGAAGAAGACGTCTCTTCTGAACGCCGTCCTACTGAGTTGCCATTTTCTGATACGAAAAACTTTGGAATCCATAGGAAAGAGAATGATTCAAGTTAG